One genomic window of Thalassolituus hydrocarboniclasticus includes the following:
- the recN gene encoding DNA repair protein RecN — protein sequence MLAHLSIHQFALVDQLELELQPGMSVITGETGAGKSILLDALGLTLGERADAGCVRNNAEKAEVSASFTLNEQARLWLQQRDIPADDDWVILRRIISAEGRSRGYINGRPASANDLKDIGQYLIEIHSQHAHQRLLQKDTPRQLLDAFGGLQLQATEVALVWSEWQQHAKRLAMLQEESAEITAQRQLLTYQVEELRQLAPGETELDELEAEHKRLANAENMLLNGQYAMAACYGDDNGELAATQLTYQAITRLDNIDDQHPLLNEARDLLQQAQIQLEEAGRSLQHYLELVDINPHRLQQVESRLSDLYSMARKHQIQPQQLHSYWQEQEEALAGLNLSDEDLAELEQQVQELQAEYSTLAQQLSSARQAAAARMDSEVEAHFEALALGRARFITQVESGSAESGNKHGIDQIGFFVQTNPGMPGGPLAKVASGGELARISLAIQVVTAAVSETPCLIFDEVDVGIGGGTAERVGRLLRTLGKDSQVLCVTHQPQVAAQAHQHYQVSKISGDSATHTQLRELSEKQRSEEIARMLGGVDITKQTLAHAQEMLALVR from the coding sequence ATGCTGGCTCATCTGTCCATTCATCAGTTTGCGTTAGTCGATCAGCTGGAACTTGAACTGCAACCCGGCATGTCGGTAATTACCGGCGAAACCGGTGCCGGTAAATCGATTCTGCTCGATGCGCTCGGGCTTACCCTTGGCGAGCGCGCCGATGCCGGCTGCGTGCGCAACAACGCCGAAAAAGCCGAAGTGTCCGCCTCGTTCACTCTGAACGAACAGGCACGGCTATGGTTGCAACAGCGGGATATTCCCGCCGATGATGACTGGGTGATTCTGCGCCGTATTATTTCCGCCGAAGGCCGTTCACGCGGCTACATCAATGGTCGTCCCGCATCCGCCAACGACCTGAAAGACATCGGCCAGTATCTGATCGAAATTCACTCCCAGCATGCCCATCAGCGCCTGCTGCAGAAAGACACCCCGCGCCAGCTGCTGGATGCTTTTGGCGGACTGCAGCTGCAGGCAACCGAGGTAGCACTGGTCTGGTCAGAATGGCAGCAACACGCCAAACGCCTTGCCATGCTGCAGGAAGAAAGTGCCGAAATAACGGCCCAGCGCCAGCTGCTGACCTATCAGGTTGAAGAACTGCGCCAGCTGGCACCGGGAGAGACCGAGCTGGACGAGCTGGAAGCCGAACATAAACGTCTGGCCAATGCCGAAAACATGCTGCTTAACGGCCAGTATGCAATGGCCGCCTGTTATGGCGATGACAACGGCGAGCTGGCCGCAACCCAGCTGACCTATCAGGCCATTACCCGCCTCGATAATATCGACGACCAGCATCCGCTGCTGAACGAAGCCCGTGATTTGCTGCAACAGGCACAAATCCAGCTGGAAGAAGCCGGTCGTTCGCTGCAGCACTACCTTGAGCTGGTCGATATTAATCCGCACCGGCTGCAACAGGTTGAGAGCCGCCTCAGCGACCTGTACAGCATGGCGCGCAAGCATCAGATTCAGCCACAACAACTGCACTCATACTGGCAGGAGCAGGAAGAAGCGCTCGCCGGCCTGAATCTCAGCGACGAAGATCTGGCTGAACTTGAACAGCAGGTGCAGGAGCTGCAGGCGGAATACAGCACACTGGCACAACAGCTCAGCAGTGCCCGTCAGGCCGCAGCAGCACGGATGGACAGCGAAGTGGAAGCTCACTTCGAAGCACTGGCTCTGGGTCGCGCCCGCTTTATCACTCAGGTTGAAAGCGGCAGCGCCGAAAGTGGCAACAAACACGGTATCGACCAGATCGGCTTTTTTGTACAGACTAACCCGGGCATGCCCGGCGGCCCATTGGCCAAAGTCGCTTCTGGCGGTGAACTGGCCCGTATCAGTCTGGCCATTCAGGTAGTAACCGCTGCTGTCAGCGAAACACCTTGTCTGATTTTTGATGAGGTCGATGTCGGTATCGGTGGCGGTACCGCTGAACGTGTTGGCCGCCTGCTACGGACTTTGGGCAAAGACAGCCAGGTGCTCTGCGTTACCCACCAGCCGCAGGTCGCAGCCCAGGCACATCAGCATTATCAGGTAAGCAAAATCAGTGGTGACAGCGCCACCCACACCCAGCTGCGTGAACTGAGTGAGAAACAGCGCTCAGAGGAAATTGCGCGGATGCTGGGCGGCGTCGATATCACCAAACAAACCCTGGCCCATGCACAGGAAATGCTGGCTCTGGTCCGATAA
- the fur gene encoding ferric iron uptake transcriptional regulator, translating to MSDQNVELRKAGLKVTLPRVKILSILETNIDAHMSAEDVYKSLIEAGEDVGLATVYRVLTQFESAGLVTRHNFDGGHSVFELARGEHHDHMVNVDDGTVIEFTNAQIERLQHEIAEEHGFELVEHSLVLYVRKKK from the coding sequence ATGTCCGATCAGAACGTGGAGTTGCGTAAAGCAGGCCTTAAAGTCACTTTGCCGCGGGTGAAAATCCTGAGCATTCTGGAAACCAATATCGATGCACATATGAGTGCGGAAGATGTTTATAAATCTCTGATTGAAGCCGGTGAGGATGTTGGTCTGGCGACTGTGTATCGGGTACTGACTCAGTTTGAAAGTGCTGGTCTGGTGACCCGCCATAACTTTGATGGTGGTCATTCTGTGTTTGAACTGGCGCGTGGCGAGCACCATGATCATATGGTTAACGTTGATGACGGCACAGTGATCGAATTTACCAACGCCCAGATTGAACGCCTGCAGCATGAAATTGCCGAAGAACATGGCTTTGAGCTGGTTGAACACAGTCTGGTGCTGTACGTACGCAAGAAAAAGTAA
- a CDS encoding outer membrane protein assembly factor BamE: protein MRIPILTLLLGFATLSGCVFPGVYKLNVQQGNIVTADMLEQLKPGMNARQVAYVMGNPVVRNPFEQQRWDYLYTLEQRDKVIKNYTISVYFDAQGNYTHYTGTLPEQAFKEEDQLKTLPTEEKSVNTVPTDI, encoded by the coding sequence ATGCGAATCCCAATTCTGACCCTTTTACTCGGTTTTGCAACCCTTTCCGGCTGTGTCTTCCCTGGCGTCTACAAACTGAACGTGCAGCAGGGCAATATTGTAACTGCCGATATGCTGGAACAGCTGAAGCCCGGTATGAACGCACGCCAGGTAGCATATGTCATGGGCAACCCGGTGGTTCGCAATCCTTTTGAACAACAACGCTGGGATTATCTGTACACCCTTGAACAGCGTGACAAGGTCATCAAAAACTACACCATCAGTGTCTACTTTGATGCTCAGGGCAACTACACCCACTACACAGGTACATTGCCGGAGCAGGCTTTCAAAGAAGAAGACCAGCTGAAAACCCTGCCAACCGAGGAAAAATCGGTTAACACTGTGCCAACCGACATCTGA
- a CDS encoding RnfH family protein produces MADMIRVEVAYALPHKQKILSVEVEEGTSMLEAVRQSGIEAEFPELVLAEAKFGIFGKASRAPETDVVRDGDRIEIYRPLLIDPKQARANRAAKAQK; encoded by the coding sequence ATGGCTGACATGATCCGTGTTGAAGTGGCGTATGCATTGCCACATAAACAGAAAATTCTCAGTGTTGAGGTTGAAGAAGGTACCAGCATGCTGGAGGCTGTTCGGCAGTCAGGTATCGAAGCCGAGTTTCCGGAGTTGGTATTAGCAGAGGCAAAATTCGGTATTTTTGGCAAAGCATCGCGTGCACCGGAAACGGATGTCGTGCGGGATGGTGATCGTATAGAAATTTATCGCCCGCTGCTGATTGACCCCAAGCAGGCCCGCGCTAACCGGGCGGCAAAAGCGCAGAAGTAA
- a CDS encoding type II toxin-antitoxin system RatA family toxin → MTSITRSALVMHTAEQMFDLVNDVRRYPEFLQGCQATEVLAEGDDFIEARLTIAKAGVNQSFSTRNTLQRPERMEMRLVDGPFTHFHGVWRFHPLSDEACKVSLDMDFDVGNKLAGVALGAVFKQVANMMVDAFVKRAKEIYG, encoded by the coding sequence ATGACCAGTATTACGCGCAGTGCGTTGGTGATGCATACCGCAGAGCAGATGTTTGATCTGGTAAACGATGTGCGCCGTTACCCTGAGTTTCTGCAGGGCTGCCAGGCGACAGAAGTATTGGCTGAGGGTGACGATTTTATCGAAGCCCGGCTGACCATTGCCAAAGCCGGTGTTAATCAGAGCTTCAGTACCCGCAATACACTGCAGCGTCCGGAACGTATGGAAATGCGGCTGGTGGATGGCCCGTTTACGCACTTTCATGGTGTCTGGCGTTTTCATCCGCTGTCCGATGAGGCCTGCAAGGTATCTTTGGATATGGATTTTGATGTCGGCAATAAACTGGCCGGTGTTGCTTTGGGGGCGGTTTTTAAACAGGTCGCCAATATGATGGTGGATGCCTTTGTTAAACGAGCAAAAGAAATTTATGGCTGA